Sequence from the Flavobacterium sp. TR2 genome:
TGCAATATGCTTCGGTATCCCAATAAGTAGATCCTCCGTATTTTTCTCCTGTAAAACCTTTTGGTCCAATATTCAATCGGCTGTCTTTTCCTGAATAGGTTTGGTTTAATTGGAAAATGTTAAAACGGATTCCTTGTTGTGCTTTTACATCACCTTCAATGGTAATATCTGACATTTCCCAAATTTTAGCCCAAGCCTCAATTTGATTTTGAAGCAAGACATCGTAACCTAAAGCAACAGCAGATTTGATTACTTTTTCGGCTCCAGCCAAAGTATTCTCGTGGTTTAAAGAAACGGTATAGCCTCCAATTTTCTGAATTGTTGAGGTTTGTCCTTTTGCGATAATAGTTCCGTACGTATATTGAACTTTATCCACAGTTGAATCGATTGTTGAAGGTGAAATATTTGCATTTTCTCCATTTGCCAAAATCGTATTGTGCATGAAAGTCGTAACTTTAAAATGCGTTTTGAAGGTTTGAGCCGTTACAAAAGCTTCGTTTGTTCCTTTTTTAACTTCAAGAGGTTCCCAGAATTTTTCTTCCCAGTTGGCATCTTCATTCGTTACACCAGCATCGATATACGGTTTGTAAACAATTTTTGCATCTTTGTTTAATGGCGTGATATCGTATTTGATAACTCCCGCTTCGTCTAGATCCAATGAAAGGAAACGACGAATGTTTACTGCGATTTCAGTTCCGTTCTTCAAAACTGCTTCAAAAGAACGATTGTACCATCCTTCTTTCATGTTCAGTTCTCTGCGAAAGTTTCTAACTTCGGTACAAGTATTCAAATCAAGGTTTTCTTCGTTGATTTCAATATCAATTCCGATCCAGTTTGGAGCATTTAGAACTTTCGCGAAATATTTTGGATAACCGTTTTTCCACCAGCCCACTTTCGTTTTGTCTGGATAATAAATTCCTGCGATGTAGCTTCCTTGGAAAGTTTCTCCAGAATAGCTTTCTTCAAAATTAGCACGTTGTCCCATAGCACCGTTTCCGATGCTAAATAGACTTTCAGACGATTTTACTCTTTCGACATCAAATCCTTCTTCGATAATAGACCAATTGTCTGGTTTTATATAATCTTGGTTCATCTTTTTTAATTAGATAATTGGGCAATTAGCTAATGAGATAATGTGCCAATTGGATAATTTGATAATTATTTTTTGACTGTTTTATCTTTTAATTGCTTGGTTGTTCTACGTTTTCATTTTTTAACTAGAAAATGAGTTAATTAGAAAATTAGATAATTGATTTTTTTGTTGCATTATCTAATTGACACATTACCACATTAACTAATTAGTTTCTCAATAAAGCTTGTTGTGATTTGGGTAAAATCCTTAAAAATATGATCAGCTTCATGTAAAATTGTTTCCTCACCAATTCCCACACTTACCATTTCTGCGATATTTGCTGCCTGAATTCCGGCAACAGAATCTTCAAATACAATTGAATTTTTTGGATCAATGTTTAATAATTGAGCCGCTTTTAAGAAAACTTCCGGATCTGGTTTTGCATTGCTGACGTCATTTCCGTCAACAATAACATCGAAGTAAGACAGAATTCCTGTTTTTTCTAAAATTGGTCTTGCATTTTTGCTCGCAGAGCCCAATGCAATTCCCTGATTTTTATCTTTTAATAGTTGTAGAATTTTAAAAACTCCAGGAAGAACCTCACTTTCATCCATGTCAACTAAATAAGATAGGTAATCTTCATTTTTTTGAATTAACCATTGATCTTTTTGTTCTTGAGTAGCCTGAACATTTCCTAATCCAAGTATAATGTCTAGCGAACGCACACGACTAACGCCCTTTAGAAGTTCGTTGTCTTCAAGCGTAAAATTTATGTTTAACGATTTGGCGATTTTCTGCCAAGCCAAAAAGTGGTATTTAGCGGTATCAACGATCACTCCATCAAGATCGAATATGAATGCTTTTTTGCTCATTGTTATGGAAAATTCTTAATTATGATTTTTGAGTAAAGTCGTCTACGTCTTTTACTTTAGAAACTAAAGCTGCGGCAATTAGAAAACTAACTCCACTTGTGACTAGGGCATAAATTGCATC
This genomic interval carries:
- the pgmB gene encoding beta-phosphoglucomutase, translated to MSKKAFIFDLDGVIVDTAKYHFLAWQKIAKSLNINFTLEDNELLKGVSRVRSLDIILGLGNVQATQEQKDQWLIQKNEDYLSYLVDMDESEVLPGVFKILQLLKDKNQGIALGSASKNARPILEKTGILSYFDVIVDGNDVSNAKPDPEVFLKAAQLLNIDPKNSIVFEDSVAGIQAANIAEMVSVGIGEETILHEADHIFKDFTQITTSFIEKLIS